In Equus caballus isolate H_3958 breed thoroughbred chromosome 28, TB-T2T, whole genome shotgun sequence, the following proteins share a genomic window:
- the SMIM45 gene encoding small integral membrane protein 45, whose translation MPHFLDWFVPVYLVISVLILVGFGACIYYFEPGLQEAHKWRMQRPLVDRDLRKTLMVRDNLAFGGPEV comes from the coding sequence ATGCCGCACTTCCTGGACTGGTTCGTGCCTGTCTACCTGGTCATCTCCGTCCTCATCCTGGTGGGCTTCGGCGCCTGCATCTACTACTTCGAGCCAGGACTGCAGGAGGCGCACAAGTGGCGCATGCAGCGCCCCCTGGTGGACCGTGACCTCCGCAAGACACTGATGGTCCGTGACAACCTGGCCTTTGGAGGCCCCGAGGTCTGA